One genomic segment of Streptomyces sp. NBC_00239 includes these proteins:
- a CDS encoding DUF3105 domain-containing protein, with product MATKPASTDNSRKARIAEMRKAEQSRERRNKILAITVSAAVVAGLVGFGAYVLNKESDKKEAAEEAAKAPVTGEQSWDAKKLGRNHVTKAVSYPMNPPVGGDHHQVWMNCDGDVYKKPLAKENAVHSLEHGAVWVSYNDKAPEAEVKKLEEKVAKTPYTLISPVKDQTGAIMLSAWGKQVTVDSASDPRVNQFFSKYVQGPQTPEPGAACTGGLAQQ from the coding sequence ATGGCCACCAAGCCCGCCAGCACCGACAACTCCCGCAAGGCCCGCATAGCCGAGATGCGCAAGGCCGAGCAGTCCCGGGAACGGCGCAACAAGATCCTCGCGATCACCGTCTCCGCCGCGGTCGTCGCCGGCCTCGTCGGTTTCGGCGCGTACGTGCTGAACAAGGAGTCGGACAAGAAGGAGGCCGCCGAGGAGGCCGCCAAGGCGCCCGTCACCGGTGAGCAGAGCTGGGACGCGAAGAAGCTGGGCCGCAACCACGTCACCAAGGCGGTCTCGTACCCGATGAACCCGCCGGTGGGCGGCGACCACCACCAGGTGTGGATGAACTGCGACGGCGACGTCTACAAGAAGCCGCTGGCCAAGGAGAACGCCGTCCACTCGCTGGAGCACGGCGCGGTCTGGGTCTCGTACAACGACAAGGCGCCCGAGGCCGAGGTGAAGAAGCTGGAGGAGAAGGTCGCGAAGACCCCCTACACGCTGATCAGCCCGGTGAAGGACCAGACGGGCGCGATCATGCTCAGCGCCTGGGGCAAGCAGGTCACCGTGGACAGCGCGAGCGACCCGCGGGTGAACCAGTTCTTCAGCAAGTACGTGCAGGGCCCGCAGACCCCCGAGCCGGGCGCCGCGTGCACGGGCGGGCTGGCCCAGCAGTGA
- a CDS encoding bifunctional [glutamine synthetase] adenylyltransferase/[glutamine synthetase]-adenylyl-L-tyrosine phosphorylase, with protein sequence MTVPGRRSSTFIRLLRHGFTDPSAAGELLDAPELAAVRTDPVLLDGLGATADPDLALRGLVRLAEAQDADGRTALLSTLVSAKPLRDRLLGVLGASEALADHLARHPQDWRALVTYESADLHPGIAEFEQGLADAHDPVTLRIAYRRCLLSIAARDVCGTTDVAQAAAELADLATATLRAALRIASAAAPEDAAQCRLAVIAMGKCGGHELNYVSDVDVIFVGEAAPGADEAKALQAATRLASHLMRICSETTVEGAIWPVDANLRPEGRNGPLVRTLSSHLAYYQRWAKTWEFQALLKARAVAGDEELGAAYVDAITPLVWQAAERENFVADVQKMRRRVVDNIPAAQVDRELKLGPGGLRDVEFAVQLLQLVHGRSDATLHSGTTLDALHALAAGGYVGRTDAAQLHDAYRFLRAMEHRIQLYRLRRTHLVPEDEADLRRLGRSLGLRTEPVVELNKAWRRHASVVRRLHEKLFYRPLLDAVAQLAPGETRLSPRAAGQRLEALGYADPVAALRHLEALASGVTRKAAIQRTLLPVMLGWFADSADPDAGLLNFRKVSDALGKTPWYLRLLRDEGAAAENLARVLSAGRLAPDLLMRAPEAVALLGDPEGLKARGHEALEQEVLAAVGRADTAEAGVAAARGVRRRELFRTCAADIIASYGTEESPAEEDRGALVDRVGDAVSDLTSATLAGALRAAVRAQWGETLPTRFAVIGMGRFGGHELSYGSDADVLFVHEPREGVGEQEAAKAAQAVIAEMRRLLQLPTADPPLLIDADLRPEGRSGPLVRTLASYAAYYRRWSLVWESQALLRAEPVAGDEDLGRRFIELIDPLRYPMEGIGEEPAREIRRLKARMEAERLPRGADPTLHAKLGRGGLSDVEWTVQLLQMRHAWAEPGLRTTRTRPALAAAHAAGLLGTEEAQTLDEAWVLATQVRNAVMLVRGRAGDTFPTDARELAAVGRYLGYGEGRVGEMLDDYRRATRRARAVVDDLFYAA encoded by the coding sequence ATGACGGTTCCCGGACGCAGGAGCAGTACGTTCATCCGGCTGCTGCGGCACGGATTCACGGACCCGTCCGCGGCCGGGGAGCTGCTCGACGCCCCCGAACTCGCCGCCGTACGCACCGATCCGGTGCTCCTCGACGGGCTCGGCGCCACCGCCGACCCCGACCTCGCGCTGCGCGGCCTGGTCCGCCTCGCCGAGGCCCAGGACGCCGACGGCCGGACCGCCCTGCTCTCCACCCTCGTCTCCGCGAAGCCGCTGCGCGACCGGCTGCTCGGCGTGCTCGGCGCGTCCGAGGCGCTCGCCGACCACCTGGCCCGCCACCCGCAGGACTGGCGGGCCCTCGTCACGTACGAGTCCGCCGACCTGCACCCCGGCATCGCCGAGTTCGAGCAGGGCCTCGCGGACGCCCACGACCCCGTCACGCTGCGCATCGCGTACCGCCGCTGCCTGCTGTCCATCGCCGCCCGCGACGTGTGCGGCACCACCGACGTGGCGCAGGCCGCCGCCGAACTCGCCGACCTCGCCACCGCCACCCTGCGGGCCGCCCTGCGCATCGCGAGCGCCGCCGCCCCCGAGGACGCCGCCCAGTGCCGGCTCGCCGTCATTGCGATGGGCAAGTGCGGCGGCCACGAACTCAACTACGTCTCCGACGTCGACGTGATCTTCGTCGGGGAGGCGGCGCCCGGCGCCGACGAGGCCAAGGCCCTTCAGGCCGCCACCCGACTCGCCTCGCACCTCATGCGGATCTGCTCCGAGACGACCGTCGAGGGGGCGATCTGGCCCGTCGACGCCAACCTGCGCCCCGAAGGCCGCAACGGCCCCCTCGTACGCACCCTCTCCTCGCACCTCGCCTACTACCAGCGCTGGGCCAAGACCTGGGAGTTCCAGGCCCTGCTCAAGGCCCGGGCCGTCGCGGGCGACGAGGAACTCGGCGCCGCCTACGTCGACGCCATAACCCCCCTGGTCTGGCAGGCCGCGGAACGCGAGAACTTCGTCGCCGACGTGCAGAAGATGCGCCGCCGCGTCGTCGACAACATCCCCGCCGCCCAGGTGGACCGCGAGCTCAAGCTCGGACCCGGCGGCCTGCGCGACGTCGAGTTCGCCGTCCAGCTCCTCCAGCTCGTCCACGGCCGCAGCGACGCCACCCTGCACTCCGGCACCACCCTCGACGCCCTGCACGCACTCGCCGCGGGCGGCTACGTCGGCCGCACCGACGCCGCGCAGCTCCACGACGCGTACCGGTTCCTGCGGGCCATGGAGCACCGCATCCAGCTGTACCGGCTGCGCCGCACCCACCTGGTGCCCGAGGACGAGGCCGACCTGCGCCGCCTCGGCCGCTCCCTGGGCCTGCGCACCGAACCCGTCGTCGAACTCAACAAGGCCTGGCGCCGGCACGCCTCCGTGGTCCGGCGGCTCCACGAGAAGCTCTTCTACCGCCCGCTGCTCGACGCCGTCGCCCAGCTCGCCCCCGGCGAGACCCGACTCAGCCCGCGCGCCGCCGGCCAGCGCCTCGAAGCCCTCGGGTACGCGGACCCCGTCGCGGCCCTGCGCCACCTGGAGGCCCTCGCCTCCGGCGTCACCCGCAAGGCCGCCATCCAGCGCACCCTGCTGCCCGTCATGCTCGGCTGGTTCGCGGACTCCGCCGACCCGGACGCCGGCCTGCTGAACTTCCGCAAGGTCTCCGACGCGCTCGGCAAGACCCCCTGGTACCTGCGGCTGCTGCGCGACGAGGGCGCCGCCGCCGAGAACCTCGCCCGCGTGCTGTCCGCCGGCCGGCTCGCCCCCGACCTGCTGATGCGCGCCCCCGAGGCGGTCGCCCTGCTCGGCGACCCCGAAGGCCTCAAGGCCCGCGGCCACGAAGCCCTCGAACAGGAGGTGCTCGCCGCCGTCGGCCGCGCCGACACCGCCGAGGCGGGCGTGGCCGCGGCCCGCGGCGTGCGCCGCCGCGAACTCTTCCGCACCTGCGCCGCCGACATCATCGCCTCGTACGGGACCGAGGAGAGCCCCGCCGAGGAGGACCGCGGCGCGCTCGTCGACCGGGTCGGCGACGCCGTCTCCGACCTGACCTCCGCCACCCTGGCCGGCGCGCTGCGGGCCGCCGTGCGCGCCCAGTGGGGCGAGACGCTGCCCACCCGGTTCGCGGTCATCGGCATGGGACGTTTCGGCGGGCACGAGCTGTCGTACGGCTCCGACGCCGACGTGCTCTTCGTCCACGAGCCCCGCGAGGGCGTCGGCGAGCAGGAGGCCGCCAAGGCCGCCCAGGCCGTCATCGCCGAGATGCGCAGGCTCCTCCAGCTGCCCACCGCCGACCCGCCGCTGCTCATCGACGCCGACCTGCGCCCCGAAGGCCGCAGCGGCCCCCTGGTGCGCACCCTGGCCTCGTACGCGGCCTACTACCGGCGGTGGTCACTGGTCTGGGAGAGCCAGGCGCTGCTGCGCGCCGAACCGGTCGCCGGGGACGAGGACCTCGGCCGCCGCTTCATCGAACTGATCGACCCGCTGCGCTACCCGATGGAAGGCATCGGCGAGGAACCGGCCCGCGAGATCCGGCGGCTCAAGGCCCGGATGGAAGCGGAACGGCTGCCGCGGGGCGCCGACCCGACCCTGCACGCCAAGCTGGGCCGGGGTGGGCTGAGCGACGTCGAGTGGACCGTGCAGCTGCTCCAGATGCGGCACGCCTGGGCCGAACCGGGGCTGCGCACCACCCGCACCCGGCCGGCGCTGGCCGCGGCCCACGCGGCCGGGCTGCTGGGGACGGAGGAGGCACAGACCCTGGACGAGGCGTGGGTGCTGGCCACGCAGGTCCGCAACGCGGTCATGCTGGTGCGGGGGCGGGCGGGGGACACGTTTCCCACCGACGCGCGGGAGCTGGCTGCCGTGGGGCGCTACCTGGGCTATGGCGAGGGCCGTGTCGGCGAGATGCTGGACGACTACCGCCGCGCCACGCGCCGCGCACGCGCGGTAGTGGACGACCTCTTCTACGCCGCGTAA
- a CDS encoding DUF305 domain-containing protein: MTRTHWAAIAAVVLALLFAGTAAVTANSAADPAAKLPDGDSADAGFARDMSVHHQQAVEMSFIVRDRTADPEVRRLAYDIANTQANQRGMMLGWLDMWSLPKVAPAQEPMAWMASGDAGDAPGVKGGGGEGGAAGHGGQGAHGGHGGSGAPTAKAGALMPGMATKAELAALAKADGKAAEVLYLQLMTDHHKGGIQMAWGCATLCTTPVERDLARGMVAGQQSELDLMAMLLNARGAKPRA; encoded by the coding sequence GTGACCCGTACGCACTGGGCGGCCATCGCGGCCGTCGTCCTCGCCCTGCTGTTCGCGGGGACGGCAGCCGTCACCGCGAACAGCGCGGCGGACCCCGCGGCGAAGCTCCCGGACGGGGACTCGGCCGACGCCGGTTTCGCCCGGGACATGTCCGTGCACCACCAGCAGGCCGTGGAGATGTCCTTCATCGTCCGCGACCGCACGGCGGACCCGGAGGTCCGGCGCCTCGCCTACGACATCGCCAACACCCAGGCCAACCAGCGCGGCATGATGCTGGGCTGGCTGGACATGTGGTCCCTGCCGAAGGTCGCGCCGGCGCAGGAGCCGATGGCGTGGATGGCGTCGGGCGACGCCGGGGACGCCCCGGGCGTCAAGGGCGGCGGCGGTGAAGGCGGTGCGGCCGGGCACGGCGGCCAGGGCGCCCACGGCGGCCACGGCGGCTCCGGTGCGCCGACGGCCAAGGCGGGCGCGCTGATGCCCGGCATGGCCACCAAGGCGGAGCTGGCCGCGCTCGCCAAGGCGGACGGCAAGGCGGCGGAGGTGCTCTACCTCCAGCTGATGACCGACCACCACAAGGGCGGCATCCAGATGGCCTGGGGCTGCGCCACCCTGTGCACGACGCCCGTCGAACGGGACCTCGCGCGCGGGATGGTGGCGGGCCAGCAGTCCGAACTGGACCTGATGGCCATGCTCCTCAACGCCCGAGGCGCAAAACCCCGCGCGTAG
- a CDS encoding phosphatase PAP2 family protein: MGEASVKTLETRTDVPSPTVTEDRPEPRHALLDRLRSPRRPRLWFEILLIAVSYWTYSLIRNAVPEQKAAALRNADWIWQVEHTLGIAVEKSVNHAVDSVTWLIVGMNYYYATLHFLVTIGVLVWLFRRHPGRYAATRLVLFATTAVALVGYYFYPLAPPRLMNGENFIDTVLVHHTWGSMASGDLKHMSNQYAAMPSMHIGWSLWCGLTIFALASAPWARILGLLYPAATLVVIVATANHFWLDAVGGMLCLAFGYAVSYVWYGTTARRLPRYPEDPDASSATATLLNRFRSPRP, from the coding sequence ATGGGTGAAGCGAGCGTGAAGACACTGGAAACCCGGACGGATGTCCCGTCACCCACGGTGACCGAGGACCGCCCGGAGCCCCGCCACGCACTGCTGGACCGACTTCGGTCCCCCCGTCGGCCGCGGCTGTGGTTCGAGATCCTCCTGATCGCGGTCAGTTACTGGACGTACTCGCTGATCCGCAACGCCGTGCCGGAGCAGAAGGCGGCCGCCCTCCGCAACGCCGACTGGATCTGGCAGGTGGAGCACACCCTCGGCATCGCCGTGGAGAAGTCCGTCAACCATGCCGTCGACTCGGTGACGTGGCTGATCGTCGGCATGAACTATTACTACGCCACGCTGCACTTCCTGGTGACCATCGGCGTGCTGGTATGGCTCTTCCGCCGCCACCCCGGCCGGTACGCGGCCACCCGCCTGGTGCTCTTCGCGACGACCGCGGTGGCCCTGGTGGGGTACTACTTCTACCCGCTGGCACCGCCCCGGCTGATGAACGGCGAGAACTTCATCGACACCGTGCTGGTCCACCACACCTGGGGCTCGATGGCCTCGGGCGACCTCAAGCACATGTCGAACCAGTACGCCGCGATGCCGTCCATGCACATCGGCTGGTCGCTGTGGTGCGGGCTGACGATCTTCGCGCTGGCCAGTGCGCCGTGGGCGCGGATCCTGGGGCTGCTGTACCCGGCCGCGACGCTGGTCGTGATCGTCGCGACCGCCAACCATTTCTGGCTGGATGCGGTGGGCGGCATGCTGTGCCTGGCGTTCGGCTACGCCGTGTCGTACGTCTGGTACGGCACGACGGCCCGGCGGCTGCCGCGCTACCCCGAAGACCCCGACGCCTCCTCGGCGACCGCCACCCTCCTCAACCGCTTCCGCAGCCCCCGCCCCTGA
- a CDS encoding glycoside hydrolase family 13 protein gives MTHELTDPRLASPSSNATGWWRDAVIYQVYVRSFADSDGDGVGDLRGVRERLPHLARLGVDAVWLTPFYVSPQADGGYDVADYRAVDPLFGDLSDADDLVRAAHALGLRVIVDVVPNHTSDRHAWFLAARADAPGGPDRARYHFRPGRGPGGALPPNDWESVFGGPAWTRLPDGEWYLHLFAPEQPDLNWEHPQVHEEFAAILRFWLDLGVDGFRVDVAHGMVKPPGLPDVGAAEQATLIGSQPLPFFDQDGVHDIHRSWRRLLDSYGGQRIGVAEAWAPSSERLARYVRPDELHQAFNFRFLNCPWEAGRIREVIDESLAATTAVGAPTTWVLSNHDVVRHRTRYGSGPQGLRRARAAALLMLALPGSAYLYQGEELGLPEVADLPDALRQDPAFHRGGATAPGAGAGAAGAGAAAATTAGAGVITAGAGAAGAGAITAGAGAGAAGARTDAPSEAAGQEGLRDGCRVPIPWSGAEPPYGFGPGGAWLPQPAGWAGLTVAAQTGDPHSTLELYRAALELRRALPGLGAGDEVDWLPAPPGVLAFARPGFVCTVNTRDTPVELPVPGRPVLSSGPVDPDGRTVQIPADSCTWWAI, from the coding sequence ATGACCCACGAGCTGACCGATCCGCGCCTTGCAAGCCCTTCCAGCAACGCGACCGGCTGGTGGCGCGACGCCGTGATCTATCAGGTGTACGTACGCTCCTTCGCGGACAGCGACGGGGACGGCGTCGGCGACCTGCGCGGCGTGCGCGAGCGGCTGCCGCACCTGGCCAGGCTCGGGGTCGACGCCGTGTGGCTCACCCCCTTCTACGTCTCCCCGCAGGCCGACGGCGGCTACGACGTCGCCGACTACCGGGCCGTCGACCCGCTCTTCGGCGACCTCTCCGACGCCGACGACCTGGTCCGGGCCGCGCACGCGCTGGGGCTGCGGGTGATCGTCGACGTGGTCCCCAACCACACCTCCGACCGGCACGCCTGGTTCCTGGCCGCGCGGGCCGACGCCCCCGGCGGGCCGGACCGGGCCCGCTACCACTTCCGCCCCGGCCGCGGCCCGGGCGGCGCGCTGCCGCCCAACGACTGGGAATCGGTCTTCGGCGGCCCCGCCTGGACCCGGCTCCCGGACGGGGAGTGGTACCTGCACCTCTTCGCCCCCGAGCAGCCCGACCTGAACTGGGAGCACCCGCAGGTGCACGAGGAGTTCGCGGCGATCCTGCGGTTCTGGCTGGACCTGGGCGTGGACGGCTTCCGCGTCGACGTCGCCCACGGCATGGTCAAGCCGCCCGGCCTGCCCGACGTCGGCGCCGCCGAGCAGGCCACCCTGATCGGCTCCCAGCCGCTGCCGTTCTTCGACCAGGACGGCGTCCACGACATCCACCGCTCCTGGCGGCGGCTCCTCGACTCGTACGGCGGCCAGCGCATCGGGGTCGCCGAGGCCTGGGCCCCCAGCTCGGAGCGGCTGGCCCGCTACGTCCGCCCCGACGAACTGCACCAGGCCTTCAACTTCCGGTTCCTGAACTGCCCCTGGGAGGCCGGCCGGATCCGCGAGGTGATCGACGAGTCGCTCGCCGCCACCACCGCGGTCGGCGCCCCCACCACCTGGGTGCTCTCCAACCACGACGTGGTCCGGCACCGCACCCGCTACGGCAGCGGCCCGCAGGGCCTGCGCCGGGCCCGCGCCGCCGCCCTCCTCATGCTGGCCCTGCCCGGCTCGGCCTACCTCTACCAGGGCGAGGAGCTGGGGCTGCCCGAGGTCGCCGACCTCCCCGACGCCCTCCGCCAGGACCCGGCCTTCCACCGCGGCGGCGCGACCGCGCCAGGGGCGGGCGCGGGCGCGGCGGGGGCAGGCGCGGCGGCGGCGACCACGGCAGGGGCGGGCGTGATCACGGCTGGGGCGGGCGCGGCGGGGGCGGGCGCGATCACGGCAGGGGCGGGGGCGGGCGCGGCGGGGGCCCGGACCGACGCCCCCAGCGAGGCCGCGGGGCAGGAGGGACTGCGCGACGGCTGCCGGGTGCCGATCCCCTGGTCCGGCGCGGAGCCCCCGTACGGCTTCGGGCCGGGCGGCGCCTGGCTCCCGCAGCCCGCCGGCTGGGCGGGCCTGACCGTCGCCGCCCAGACCGGCGACCCGCACTCCACCCTGGAGCTCTACCGGGCCGCCCTGGAACTGCGCCGGGCCCTGCCCGGCCTCGGCGCCGGCGACGAGGTCGACTGGCTGCCCGCGCCCCCCGGAGTGCTGGCCTTCGCCCGCCCCGGCTTCGTCTGCACCGTCAACACCCGCGACACCCCCGTCGAACTCCCCGTGCCCGGACGCCCGGTGCTCTCCAGCGGACCCGTCGACCCCGACGGCCGCACGGTGCAGATTCCCGCTGATTCCTGCACGTGGTGGGCAATCTGA
- a CDS encoding extracellular solute-binding protein, with the protein MRRGIAATALVAALALAATACGGDKNDGGSGDTKPGGELAGTVTWWDTSNDAEKATFEKIAKAFTAKHPKVTVKYVNVPYGDAQNKVKNAFSSGADAPDVIRADVGWVADFASLGYLDKVPAEQAKKVDADFLPQAAASGKYEGTTYAVPQVIDTMGLFYNKKILKDAGVEAPKSLAELKTAAAAIKKKTGKTGLYLRGDDSYWFLPLIYGEGGDLVDAKNKTVTVDGPAGVKAFKAARDLVTSGAAITNATDGWNNMQTAFKSGKVAMMINGPWAVADAYAGDAFKDKANLGIAAVPAGSAAQGAPQGGHDLAVYAGSKNRDAAHAFVEYMTSQDVQAQSAKELSLLPTRTAAYELPDVKSNEMVQFFKPAVDKAVERAWIPENGSLFEPLKLQYTKAVTGATSPEDAAKAAGVEFRKILKGWK; encoded by the coding sequence ATGCGGCGTGGCATAGCGGCCACCGCGCTGGTCGCGGCCCTCGCGCTCGCGGCGACGGCCTGCGGCGGCGACAAGAACGACGGCGGCAGCGGTGACACGAAGCCGGGCGGCGAGCTCGCCGGCACCGTCACCTGGTGGGACACCTCGAACGACGCCGAGAAGGCCACTTTCGAGAAGATCGCCAAGGCCTTCACCGCCAAGCACCCGAAGGTCACCGTCAAGTACGTCAACGTCCCGTACGGCGACGCCCAGAACAAGGTGAAGAACGCCTTCAGCAGCGGCGCCGACGCCCCCGACGTGATCCGCGCCGACGTCGGCTGGGTCGCCGACTTCGCCTCCCTCGGCTACCTGGACAAGGTCCCCGCCGAGCAGGCCAAGAAGGTCGACGCCGACTTCCTGCCGCAGGCCGCCGCCTCCGGCAAGTACGAGGGCACCACCTACGCGGTCCCGCAGGTCATCGACACCATGGGCCTCTTCTACAACAAGAAGATCCTCAAGGACGCCGGCGTCGAGGCCCCGAAGTCCCTCGCCGAGCTGAAGACGGCCGCCGCCGCCATCAAGAAGAAGACCGGCAAGACCGGCCTGTACCTGCGCGGCGACGACTCGTACTGGTTCCTGCCGCTCATCTACGGCGAGGGCGGCGACCTGGTCGACGCCAAGAACAAGACGGTCACCGTCGACGGCCCGGCCGGCGTGAAGGCCTTCAAGGCCGCCCGCGACCTCGTCACCTCCGGCGCCGCGATCACCAACGCGACCGACGGCTGGAACAACATGCAGACCGCCTTCAAGTCGGGCAAGGTCGCCATGATGATCAACGGTCCGTGGGCCGTCGCCGACGCCTACGCCGGTGACGCGTTCAAGGACAAGGCCAACCTCGGCATCGCCGCCGTCCCGGCCGGCTCGGCCGCCCAGGGCGCCCCGCAGGGCGGACACGACCTCGCGGTCTACGCCGGCTCCAAGAACCGCGACGCCGCCCACGCCTTCGTCGAGTACATGACCTCGCAGGACGTGCAGGCCCAGTCCGCCAAGGAACTCAGCCTGCTGCCGACGCGCACCGCGGCCTACGAGCTGCCGGACGTGAAGAGCAACGAGATGGTCCAGTTCTTCAAGCCCGCCGTGGACAAGGCCGTCGAGCGCGCCTGGATCCCGGAGAACGGCAGCCTGTTCGAGCCGCTGAAGCTCCAGTACACCAAGGCCGTGACGGGCGCCACGAGCCCCGAGGACGCGGCCAAGGCGGCCGGCGTCGAGTTCCGCAAGATCCTCAAGGGCTGGAAGTAG
- a CDS encoding LacI family DNA-binding transcriptional regulator, with translation MTARLVDIAAQAGVSEATVSRVLNGKPGVAAGTRESVLAALDVLGYERPVRLRQRSAGLVGLITPELDNPIFPALAQVIGQALTRQGYTPVLATQTPGGSTEDELTEMLVDRGVSGIIFVSGLHADTTADMTRYDQLRGQGVPFVLINGFSPKVQAPFVSPDDRAAMQLAVTHLTSLGHTRIGLAVGPKRFVPVLRKIEGFRLALEERLGLDAEQSEELIQHSLYSLEGGQAAATALIARGCTAVVCASDMMALGAIRAARQQGLRVPQDVSVVGFDDSPLIAFTDPPLTTIRQPVQAMGQAAVRTLLEEIGGTPAPHSEFVFHPELVVRGSTASGPDRGREPLPG, from the coding sequence ATGACCGCGAGGCTTGTCGACATCGCAGCCCAGGCGGGGGTCAGCGAAGCCACAGTCAGCCGCGTGCTCAACGGCAAGCCCGGTGTGGCCGCGGGCACCCGCGAATCCGTGCTGGCCGCCCTCGACGTACTCGGGTACGAGCGCCCCGTCCGGCTGCGCCAGCGCAGTGCGGGCCTGGTGGGCCTGATAACCCCCGAGCTGGACAACCCGATCTTCCCGGCGCTCGCCCAGGTCATCGGGCAGGCGCTGACCCGCCAGGGCTACACCCCGGTGCTCGCCACCCAGACCCCCGGCGGTTCCACCGAAGACGAGCTGACCGAGATGCTGGTCGACCGCGGGGTCTCCGGGATCATCTTCGTCTCGGGACTGCACGCGGACACCACCGCCGACATGACGCGCTACGACCAACTGCGCGGCCAGGGCGTCCCCTTCGTCCTCATCAACGGCTTCTCCCCCAAGGTGCAGGCGCCCTTCGTCTCCCCGGACGACCGGGCGGCGATGCAGCTCGCGGTCACCCACCTCACCTCGCTCGGGCACACCCGGATCGGCCTCGCCGTCGGCCCCAAGCGGTTCGTGCCCGTGCTGCGCAAGATCGAGGGCTTCCGGCTCGCCCTGGAGGAGCGGCTCGGCCTCGACGCCGAGCAGTCCGAGGAACTGATCCAGCACTCTCTGTATTCACTGGAGGGCGGCCAGGCCGCCGCCACGGCGCTGATCGCCCGCGGCTGCACGGCCGTGGTGTGCGCCAGCGACATGATGGCGCTCGGTGCCATCCGGGCGGCCCGGCAGCAGGGGCTGCGGGTGCCGCAGGACGTCTCGGTCGTGGGCTTCGACGACTCCCCGCTGATAGCGTTCACCGACCCGCCGCTCACCACCATCCGCCAGCCCGTCCAGGCCATGGGACAGGCGGCGGTGCGTACGCTGCTGGAGGAGATCGGCGGCACTCCGGCCCCGCACAGCGAGTTCGTCTTCCATCCCGAACTGGTGGTCCGCGGATCCACCGCCTCCGGCCCGGACCGGGGCCGGGAACCCCTCCCCGGGTAG
- a CDS encoding glutamine synthetase family protein — MDKQQEFVLRTLEERDIRFVRLWFTDVLGFLKSVAVAPAELEQAFDEGIGFDGSAIEGFARVYESDMIAKPDPSTFQILPWRAEAPGTARMFCDILMPDGSPSFADPRFVLKRILAKTSDLGFTFYTHPEIEFFLLKDKPLDGTRPVPADNSGYFDHTPQNVGMDFRRQAITMLESMGISVEFSHHEGAPGQQEIDLRYADALSTADNIMTFRLVMKQVALEQGVQATFMPKPFSEYPGSGMHTHLSLFEGDRNAFYESGSEYQLSKVGRSFIAGLLKHAAETAAVTNQWVNSYKRIWGGSSRTAGSGGEAPSYICWGHNNRSALIRVPMYKPGKTGSARVEVRSIDSGANPYLTYAVLLAAGLKGIEEGYELPPGADDDVWALSDAERRAMGIEPLPQNLGEAIALMERSELVAETLGEHVFDFFLRNKKQEWEEYRSEVTAFELRKNLPVL, encoded by the coding sequence ATGGACAAGCAGCAGGAATTCGTCCTCCGGACGCTTGAAGAGCGCGACATCCGCTTCGTGCGCCTGTGGTTCACCGATGTGCTCGGCTTCCTCAAGTCGGTCGCCGTCGCCCCCGCCGAGTTGGAGCAGGCGTTCGACGAAGGCATCGGCTTCGACGGCTCCGCGATCGAGGGCTTCGCCCGGGTCTACGAGTCCGACATGATCGCCAAGCCGGACCCGAGCACGTTCCAGATACTGCCGTGGCGCGCGGAGGCCCCGGGCACCGCCCGGATGTTCTGCGACATCCTGATGCCGGACGGCTCGCCGTCCTTCGCGGACCCGCGCTTCGTCCTCAAGCGCATCCTCGCCAAGACCTCCGACCTGGGCTTCACCTTCTACACCCACCCGGAGATCGAGTTCTTCCTGCTGAAGGACAAGCCGCTGGACGGCACCCGCCCGGTGCCCGCCGACAACTCCGGCTACTTCGACCACACCCCGCAGAACGTGGGCATGGACTTCCGCCGCCAGGCGATCACCATGCTCGAATCGATGGGGATCTCCGTCGAGTTCAGCCACCACGAGGGCGCCCCGGGCCAGCAGGAGATCGACCTGCGCTACGCCGACGCGCTCTCCACCGCCGACAACATCATGACCTTCCGCCTGGTCATGAAGCAGGTCGCGCTGGAGCAGGGCGTCCAGGCCACCTTCATGCCCAAGCCGTTCTCCGAGTACCCGGGCTCGGGCATGCACACCCACCTCTCCCTCTTCGAGGGCGACCGCAACGCGTTCTACGAGTCGGGCTCCGAGTACCAGCTCTCCAAGGTCGGCCGTTCCTTCATCGCGGGCCTGCTCAAGCACGCGGCGGAGACCGCGGCCGTCACCAATCAGTGGGTCAACTCCTACAAGCGCATCTGGGGCGGCTCCTCCCGCACCGCCGGCTCCGGCGGCGAGGCCCCCTCGTACATCTGCTGGGGACACAACAACCGCTCGGCGCTCATCAGGGTCCCGATGTACAAGCCGGGCAAGACCGGCTCGGCCCGGGTCGAGGTCCGCTCGATCGACTCCGGCGCCAACCCGTACCTGACGTACGCGGTCCTGCTCGCCGCCGGCCTCAAGGGCATCGAGGAGGGTTACGAACTCCCGCCGGGCGCCGACGACGACGTCTGGGCCCTCTCCGACGCCGAACGCCGCGCCATGGGCATCGAACCGCTGCCGCAGAACCTCGGCGAGGCGATTGCGCTCATGGAGCGCAGTGAGCTCGTCGCCGAGACGCTCGGCGAGCACGTGTTCGACTTCTTCCTGCGGAACAAGAAGCAGGAGTGGGAGGAGTACCGCTCCGAGGTCACCGCCTTCGAGCTGCGCAAGAACCTTCCGGTGCTGTAG